From the Drosophila sechellia strain sech25 chromosome X, ASM438219v1, whole genome shotgun sequence genome, the window AAGCTGAAGATGTCTGCCTTGCTGTCAATAACATCCACTTCGTCTATGACCTCCGGGGCGCACCAGAGGTTAGTTCCTAAAATATTAAGACATAAGTGGTTAATTTGACTCAgtgtgaaattatttatatcaTATGGGGTCAGTAAACTCACCCACATAGCGGAGTCCGGGATTCTTTGGGAAATTAACCTCGCCCTGCTCGTCCAGCGGAAGAGAGACTCCAAAATCGCACAGCTTACAGATCTCAAACTCGCCCTTCACAAGGACATTAAAGGACTTGATGTCACCGTGCATGAGGCGCGCTTCGTTGTGAAGAAAGTCGAGTCCCTGGGCCACGTCCATGATCATCTTATAGGTATTTTTGGCCGGCAACGGGCCCAGATCCTCGTCGTGACGCTCCTCCAATATGGAGCCCAGTGAAGTGGTGCACATTTCGAGTGCCAGTGTGTTGATGCCCTCGTCATTGGTGATAACGCCACGGAATCCCACGATGTTTGGATGCTTCAGTTTGCTGTAAAGTCAGAAGGTGCTGTTTAAAGGAACTCTCAGTTTAAGGGGCAACTATAAAAACAATTCTGCGTAGTGTGCATACAGAAGGCACACTTTACGCAGTCACCTGAAAGTAACTCAATGCCTTGGGAGCAAAAACTACATCTAATAATAGCTTTAATTGCTAGTATGGAGTTCCCGGTTGAAGTGCGATGACTTAGGATCTTACTTGGAATATCTTGTTTGATAATGCTAtaaattttgtaattaaattaagatTTTTTCGTTTAAGAGATGGGatatatgcaaaataaaatttcaagCCAGAATTTTACGATGATCTATTCAATTTGATGTGATGAGAATTCATAGAGCCTAGATAGCAATGGGTTATTTTAGCGAGCATGGACTGTAGCAGCTCAGCTGTGGGCCACCCTAATGAATTGCTGACCCACATATTGGATCACCCTagcacacacgcacattcAGCAtccgcacacgcacacacacatgcatccACACGCAGGACACTGACACATACTGCCAATTTGAATGAAGTTCTGGATTGGGATGAGCCTACCGCAGGATATCGGCCTCGTGAACAATCCGCTCGTTGAAGAGTGTGTCCTTTTTGACCCGCATGTTCTGCGTGATCCGCTTGACGGCCCAGGGCGAGCGGATTTCGCCGAGACGAGGCGAGCGGTCCAAGCGGTAGACCCGGATCCCAGTGCCGTGGCCCAGGGTCTTCATCATCGGCGAGGGCGGCACGTTGATGGGAGTGCTGCTGTTCTGGACATTCTCCAGGTGCAAATTTCTTAGCTTGCGGCGTGGCGTGTCCATCGCAGCTATagtaaaattcaattaaaccAAAATTAAAGCGACGCGCACAAAACACCGTTTAAACTGTAAATGGAATGCAACAGTGTTAGTGTTGTGTTTGGTCCTAGGCGACAGAGTGACCGTGGCGTCTCATTTGGCTGGAGTTAATCGCGTAATTGATGCTAAGCACAATGTTCTTGTTACTGCATTGTAGAGCACTCGAACTCTATTAAGTTATAGCTTATAAACTTTCGTCTGAAGtagctgaaaaacaaaacacgcCTGTTGTTCCAGGGCGCCATGTGGCTGGTCACACTGAATAGTGGAGCGGCGTGCGGTACTAAATATTTAGCCGTTGGCATTCAAATTGCTCCTTCAAAATGCCAGTTAATTACGAATTAACAGCAATGGTATCCAGTTAAATAATGTTGGCAACGAAATTGGAAGGAGTACCCAATACAAAGCCAACAAATAGccgtatttaatatataaaagtTAGCAACACTATTTTCCATGTTAATAGCGGTCGTTTTGTACCGTTAagctttaaattaaatatatgaCCTTTAGCGAAGATGCGAACCCACACAGATGCGTTTATCCCAGACATCAACCGACACAGAAGTGCCGCATTTTGTTGGTATTATTTTCACACCAACAATTGGCGCGAAAGCCGTGCCAAAGCAGAGATGCGATAAAGAAGAGGAGTGCAGAGAGGCGGCAGTCTGCGGAGAAACACCAGTGGAATCACACACAAGCGCGGCGATTCGAAAGCGGACGTGTGTGAAAATCCAGGCCGCGggttttttaaaattttttgttttattttttcgagtgcGGTGTGGGAGGGTGTCACCTACAAAAAACACAAagcgaacaacaacaactccgTTAATATTCTGGATCgggcacacacgcacaccaacaTCAAATAAACCGAAATATACACATGCGTTTCGGAGTCgtgatttaaaaataatacaaaacaCCAGAATTAAATATACGCGCACGCACACATGTAAGGTGCAAAATAAAGTTTCTTTACTGGTTTCGGGtgataacaacaacaacaaaaaacgtGAATAACTAAAGAAGAAACCGAAAATATAAACGAAAAGAGGAGCCGCAAAATGGCACTCAGCTGTTACGGCGAAAAAACAGCGAAAAACGCCAAAAACATCGAAAATCAGGTGTAGCGAGAGAGGAAAGATGGTGATTAAAACAAAGAGTGGAATTGGAAACGAAATcgttaaaaatcaaataataacaataactaCAACAAAGGCGGCGGCAACCTGCTCTTGAAATCGCCACAAATCTTGCTttaatcttttgttttacaaTAACCCCCAAAATCGCCATAAGGCACAAGTGCAATAAAAAccctaacaacaacaacagcaagaacaaacaaaatcaatattcaaattaagcagcagcaaaaccaacaacaactcaACGAGCCGAGTCGATAAGCTAAACGATAAGTGCGAGAGCCAAAAAGGGGAGAAGAGCGCGCGGGAGAAAAgccgagagagagagagagagagcacaGCATCCACCCAAACCAAATCCACAAAAATACCACCCCCACAAAATGGGACGTCGAACTTATTTAAGCCGGTCCTCAACGATTTCCTACCCCAGCAGAATCGAAGGATGGCTGGATGTCTGCGGTGAGTGGGAGttacatgtgtacatataaCATCATAGACTTCATAGTGAATACCTCACTAATTTAGGTTTCATAAGACAAATATAGGGTTGTAGTGTACCCTTATTCTATAATAATGAACAGGGTTGTTGAACTAAAGTTTATGGAACCATAAAGTTACTTAGCGGATGCTGCAATCTGGTTCCCTTTATCGAGCTAATGGTTTTCAATGTACGAGTATGTCATTCTTTTAAACCTTAAAGATCCAGATTGGCATAACCTTAAACTAAATGATTGTTTTATTCAACCAATTAATACCATTGAAACCTAGTCTAGATAATAGATAGCTATATAAACATAGTTTTCCCtggatttttaattataaactaAGATTACTTTAAAAGTTAATGGTACCAGTAGATAAGGAAAACATCTGAAGACAAATAAAGGTACCCAAGAGTGCCCACCGTCGGAAAACAAATGTATTTTCTAATCGCAActcaaagtaaacaaatagcTCTAATCTAATTTGCTACTAGGTACCATTAGATACAATTTACTAGATACAATCTTTATGTGTACTGCTGCCAATGAATGCGGCTGAGATTGAAGTTGGCTAAAGAAAGACTTTTAGGAATATACGTTTTATGGTAGTTAAATATTAACCATTACTAAGGAAGCATTCAATTGAGCATAGCTAATTTTCAATGGGAAACTGTGCTTCTGGAGTGCGCCAAACACAAAAGTCAAACCCAGTGACCAACTCGAATTGTTTATCACTTGGCTACACATTTAACACCTTTTTAAAAGTGCATAAAAATTGTGAGGAAGTGTCCATAAGTTGGCTTTTTAATGTGGCAGGTTCATCTGTGGATTTGGCGGGGGGGAAATTCGGATGGAGAAGTTCCCTACCggcggatgcggatgtggaagcaattgcggatgtggatgcggatgtgggATGTGTGATCTGTGATGTTTGGTGTGGTGTGGTGTGGGCTGTGGGATGAGCTCTCTCGACTTAAGTGTCTTCGTGTCACCTGTGCAAATTCCTTGGCCTGGGAAAAAATACCTTTCCACATTTTTCGGGCAGGTTCATGTTTGTGGAATAGCGTTTTTCCCCGTTATCTCACATTTTACCTGTCGCAGGTTGTCGCTGCCTtagttgttggtgttgttgttgttacagCGAGGGGTTGCTCGTACGTCCCTCGGAAAAAGgtgaaaacacacacacacacattgcaCACTGCAAATACCCAGGCAAATAGACAACAAAGCCCCTGCGCAGGGTCTCTCCTCCCATCGAATGCTCAGGCGACCAAAGTGTCGAAGTTGAAGTGGACATCTTTGAACGGAATCCAAAGATCGTTTCTATTATGTTCATATTCATACTGCTTTTGGAGAGCTAAAGGTAATAGAATCTAAACGTTCAATCTTTTAGCACAACTACTTAGAAATAATaccaataataaataataaaactataaCCAATCTATTAAAATATATGCATAAGCTAACAGCTCCGCTTATTTAAACTAATTTGTAATTTACTATTGCTATTTATTATGGAAAACATATTGCAGaagtttttgaaatgaattgaGTGATTGAAAGCAGTATTGAATAGAAGTATTTAAAGACAGTTAataaaatcagcttaaaagctATTATTCCAAAACAATCCAATACATTGAGATATAAATTAAACTTATAATTGGCAAAAGGGTTTCACCACGGCAAATAGTAAATGTTTTTGTCACCTGTGACCGATATGCTCGTGTATATTTGGATTAGCATGGAGCATTGGGGGAACACGTACAGCAGAAATTGGTAATAGCAgacagccacacacacacacacacaatcaaaCGATCGCGATAAGTGGCAGGAAACAGTAAAAAAGGCTACCTTCGCCTTGAAGGCAACTTCTCTTATTGCCGTTTTCGGATTTCGTTCGCTTGCCtcatttgctttatttttccattttatttttgtttttcttaccTTTCTGTTACGGTTATTTGCCCGCAGCGGAAGGAAGGTGTGTTTATTTCCAGGTGAACACGAATGTGCGTGCGTGTGAGTGCGTGCGGGTTGGTGTGTCAAGGTCATTGATGGCATT encodes:
- the LOC6618111 gene encoding lymphokine-activated killer T-cell-originated protein kinase, whose translation is MDTPRRKLRNLHLENVQNSSTPINVPPSPMMKTLGHGTGIRVYRLDRSPRLGEIRSPWAVKRITQNMRVKKDTLFNERIVHEADILRKLKHPNIVGFRGVITNDEGINTLALEMCTTSLGSILEERHDEDLGPLPAKNTYKMIMDVAQGLDFLHNEARLMHGDIKSFNVLVKGEFEICKLCDFGVSLPLDEQGEVNFPKNPGLRYVGTNLWCAPEVIDEVDVIDSKADIFSFGLVIYETLALVPPHTLELDAALGEAMDSSHDLPTDTDKLQCKQLDFSSDVKKIGLPSAMEEHTDNDMSQDYDEEEEKEEEEEEEKEEEEEEKEEEEDQEDDDTKENDISYFTLNNLHSAYGTRPPLPVAFQLSDDYNCVVELFYLCTNALSEDRPAAKTIWQCLENNGANVATESD